DNA sequence from the Podospora pseudocomata strain CBS 415.72m chromosome 2 map unlocalized CBS415.72m_2.2, whole genome shotgun sequence genome:
CTGAGATGCCAGACTGAACCCGAGTGTATGGGTTGACTAAAGGGGTTGGACAGTCCCCGGTAACCAAACGGCTGATCGTTGATGTGGGCCGGGCCGTTGATCTTGAGCTTTGTTGgtaggaggaagaggagaccTGGGTTTGTATAGGATAGCTGCGctttgtggttgttgttgttgttgttgttcttccAGGCACTGTTGCAGTCGAGAGCCCGGGGGACAGATAGGTAAGGTAGTTTGTTCACTTGTAATTGCTGACAGGCCAAAAGAACAGCCAAATCGGTGGGTTAAGGCTGGTTGCTGGATACCTACATTGAAGCACTTGGGTGGGTTGTACTTTTGGTCCTCGTGAGAATGTTTCGTCAAGCTCGGTCGTAGAATAAGTGTAACTCCATTCTTCTCCACAGGCCATCGAATTTTCAAGCCAGCAACCATAGACACAGTTTCAGTGAGGCCTTCTGCGATCGAGGCCTCCGGGcttctttgatgatgatttgacCAGAGAACCGAACGTTGGACACCGCAAACCCATAGTCTTCACACGCAAGCACCTTGTTTGCACAGTAAGACTGAAGGGACTGCTTGAGCGATAGATAGACAAGTGACCTTCCAGGTATAACCGAAATTAAATTTCGCcgctggtggaggtgtgTAATAAGTGATTGTTGTCATGTAGCAGTTACTCGACAGGCACTTGATGGCATCACGGCTTTCGTAAAGGTCATTGGCCACGCAGGCAGCCCCGGCTGCatcaccggcaccatcgTTGATATTGAGAACTAACTGTAGCTGGAAAGCGACCGTTTATTTAGCGCACCAGAGGTCTTCATAGGAGGAGAGCAATCTCCAGGCGCACCTCTCTGTCGACGGCCGCCCAGTGACGATGGGGGCTCCATCCCCCGTTCTCTGAACTTGTCCTCGAGAACTTCCTGCTCGGCGGTGTTGTCTGGGTCGGCAGAACCGCCCTCACAAATAAGAGGGGATTGACATCGTCGGGTGGATCTTGGTCCTTCCAAGCGGTGACGGCGCCGTCGGCAACCTGGACCCACAGGAGTATTGAGCTGCTGCTTCATGTCACAAGTCCCGCCGACCCAAGAGACATCGAAGCACTGGATATCAGTAGTGTGAAGTTTGCTCTATCGGGTAAGATGGCGAGCATGCAGCAGTGGAAATAATGCTCTTCACGCTAAAATCAGGAAAGAAGGAATCAGCTTGATGAAGGCTGGCCGCCGACGTGTGGGGGAAAGCGCTGATGCACGATGTTCAAAATAGACACGTTATGGTTTACCAGCTttctctccatctcatctcacctTGAGCCATACACATCGTTGAAAATACACCCAGGTATCAAGGGTTGCTTCTATAATCTCGCATTCTTCTTGGAGCCCCTCATTCGCATGACACCCTTTCAAATTGATCAAATGTGAGTATGCCAGGAATCAGTCAGTCACAAGCTAGCAGTTCCCTGACTTGCGCTACATATGATCATTCGTGCCTTCGTCTGCTGTTGATTGCTGCCTGGCAATAAAGCAATTTATGATCATGGCAGGTGCCAGTGCGGGTTGTAGTTGCCATCTTGGACCAGAATTCCCCAGCTAACCAATGACTGCCAAAGCAAGCAGCTTGCGTGATGTGTGCGAGTGTAGGGAAGGAGCAAAGCGAGCCGAGAGCACTTCAACTCTCCTGTGGTCAATGAGATCGGATTGAAGGTTGGCTGTTTCACATCTTGGGGCCAAAGCATCGCAACTCAGGCAAAAGACAGGAAAGAAGAATATCATCGACCACCAATCATCAAGATGTCCAAGCGCACAAAGAGTACGTATCACCCATCTTCCACCCCATAGGCCTTGCCAACACTTCATAGAAGTCGGGATTGCCGGCAAGTACGGTGTTCGATACGGCGCCTCACTCCGAAAGCAGCTCAAGCGCATTGAAACTACTCAACATGCCCGCTACCTCTGGTAACTCCTCCCTTGCTGCCTCTGTCTTCAGACATTTCTTCCTGACCATGTTGAAGCCCCTCCTGCGGCAAAAACGCAATCAAGCGGGTTTCCACCGGTATCTGGAAATGCAATGGGTGCAGTAAGACTGTGACTGGAGGTGCCTACCTTCTCTCGTAAGTTGAGCTCTCACTTGGGCAAGGAGAAACGGGCAGCCAGGACTTTGCTGATGAATCTGCTCAAAGGACACCTGCTGCAACAACGACTCGTTCAACGCTTCATCGGCTCCGCGACCTCAAGGAAGGAAAGGTTTGATATGTCTCAACCCCCATGATGGAAAGAACATGTGGTCGGATGCTTGATCATGGCCGTGTTGGGGATGATTTTGTTTTGGCCCTCGGCACCGGGTTCCATGTCAGGTAGTGCACTGACTTCAAATGAATGGAAGAATATTGCGTGAACTGTGCCAGCCGGAGCTAATCGATGTATGGTTCACGGTCCAGACATAACTGCAATGTCCTTGATCATCGAGCTATCCTCGGTTTGGCATGCGCGTGAAAAGGAACTTTGGTTGTAACCTCTTGAACGTGCATACAGCTGCAGGTATTTTGCTCAGCCTGATTCTGCGTGCCAACCGCTAATGCATGGCCTTATACGAGCCATTTGAATTTGTTTGTTTGCTCTGATATCCGAGATCTTGCATGAATCACAGCACAAtcgggatggtgatggttgagTCCCGCCAAGCGCCCATTGACACACAAGAAAGCCCGTTGGCTTCCCTTGGGCCTGGGGATAACAACGTTTTCACAAGATCCCGCCTGATGTTGGATATGATCTGAGTCACGGTGGAGTTTTCATCAGATCGCAGCTTTCAAGCCTGTGCCAAGTTGCAAGAACGGGAGCTGCCGATGCAGGAGATCTGTAACTATTCTGAGCAAGAATAGACAGCCGATCGGAACTGTCAAACAAAGGTACCGGCAGCTTGGTCAGGTGCGGCTCCGATCCGAACCCCACCCCCGGGCTGGCGGCTATCTTAATGTTTCGCTTGACCAACGCTTGCCTTGATGGTGTAGGGTGCTCACAGACAGGCAAAAAAAGACAGGCTGGCAGATGGATCTGCCCCGTGCGCTGGTGACAACTTCCACATGTGATCCAACCAGTGATATCGATCTCTTGTGCGGCAGTTTCCCGCTTGGTGCGCTTGTGTCAATGCTTGGGAGATGGGAGGTAGCCTGGAATCGGAAAGTCGGAGATGTGGTTGTAGGGAAGGAGAGCAGTGGTGGCCTCCGCTCTCATTAACAGCGGAGCAAATAAGCCGCCCATGAATTGGTTAGCATCTCCTTTCTCACCCAACCTTCCAACGCCTCCTCAAACATCTCCGTGGTACTTTCACGAATATCCGTCGTGTTCAGCGGAGAGAGAAGTCCGAAGCAAGTGACACGACAGGCCCAACTCCGCTTGTTCCCGATCATGCTTCAACGCCAGTGGTTCAGGAGGGTAGTGGTGCGTATGATAGATTTGGAAGCTGCAGAGCATCGACGATCGTGATGGCATCTTCCCCTGATCCCCCTGATGTCAACATCCAACTGGCCAAGGCAACAACACATTGCCTCCACGGATGACCAACGCTTGGGATTGTCATTGGAGCTTCAACCAACACGTGTACCGTCGGCTTTAGAACTTGACTCCATAGGAATATCTTAGTGCCCTTTCAACTTGATTGATGCTCCTCGGCTCAATGCTTCGTTTCAAAGGCCGCAGCGCGGGGCAGGAGCCGGCCGATTGTTGTTGACTTGTTTGTTCTCCCCGCAAAGAAGCAGCAAAAGTGGTGACGTATTTTTGCATTGTCAGGTTGGAGTTGGCCAATTGTGGGTCATCTTGGCAGCGAAAGAGCCCCTCTTGCGTCACCGACAAGGACCCAAAGAAGCTTTTGGGCTGACTGGGGCTAATCCGCTAATCCGCTTTGGGTTGCTCTAGAACGTCACTTGGAGATTTAGGGCAACCGTTGCAAAACACCCAGACTGGCAGGAGCAGTTAAAGAAGTGAAGTTTGTCTGAGAAGGCTGAAGTGCAGATTTTGAGGATATCAGCCTTCAAGATACAGTTCAGACCGTAAACATTTACAATCTTCCAACTGACAGTTACCAAAATGTTCCCATAGTTCATTAACGATCTAGATGCATGACCCTGTAGACATCAAACTGGTCAACAGTAGGACGAGTCCCCAATTGTGCTATACTATTCATGCTTCTGCTAGCAATTGGGTAATGCAGTTTCAAAGGACCTCACAAGCCCCACAGGCCTGAGCCACAATGTGCACCTACCTTAAATGGAGAGGCCACAACGGCTGGTCAACTGGTAACTGACGTCATGGCCTCCTGAACGCGCGGTTGTCGCGGAGGGGTGGGGTAGTTTGTCTGAACTTACGTGTACTTGCCTCTTTGATGGCTGCAAACGCAAGGCCATCCGATCCGTACTTGCCTGCAATAGCTAGACAAGGGCCGAATTAACGCAGGAACAGCGGAATCATGTGAAGGAAGTAGCTACGTCATaggagcttctcctccgtcACACCCCTCTGATGCCTTCCAGGAGTCAGTCAAGCCAGAGATTTGCAAGCGGGCCAGACCCCCCATCGGTTGTGTATATAATctcccatcttccacctcccagaGCTATTTTATttcttccatcatcaaacaactCTAGCAGACAATCAACCACTACACTCTACAAACAACTTTCACACTCAAACAAACAACTTTCACCACCTACAACTATCACAATGGAGACCATCAAGAACGCCGGCAACTTCGTCGCTGACAAGGTCAACGCTGCCACCTCTGAGGCTTCCAAGACGACCAACAAGGAGGTCGCCAAGGACTCCAACGCTAGCACCGGCACTCGGTAAGCATCTCTCCCTTCTCTCCTCATTACTTGGCATCCAATTAACACCCTCAACAGTCTCGACGCTGCTGGCAATGCCATCTCCGACAAGTTTGACGAGAAGAAGCACGAGGCCTCCGCTGAGACCAACAAGCAGAAGGCTACCCACTAAGTGCCTTTCACTATCTCAATAACCGCCTTCTGACACCTTCAACCGCTCATCATTGACGACATCGACCACTGTTTCTTTCGGGCTGGGAGAGACTTGATCACAATGGGTTGGTTTTGGACATCATGGGGTGATTGATGGGAGGACTTTTGGGGCAAGGATTTCCGTTTCTTTAGGGGACAGTGGATTTCGGGAAGGAGGATTAGCATTTTAATACCCCCGACTACTAGCTCGGTAGCTTGATAGTCAACCTCGCTTCTTACCCATACTTTTTTGTGCCTTTTGCTGtgcttggtgatgtgacTTGTTCTGTGCCTCTCTGCCGACATCTTTCTTGCTGTGAATTTGCAGAGTTATTGGTAAAATCCACGCTTTGAATCGAGAATGCTTCTATCTATCGCATGATAGTCAAAAATTCAGAGAGTAGTATTCCTGCTTCCACAACGTTGATATCAGCCAATTCCAGAACATCTTGAGCTGTTCAGCATGAAGTCAAGTGGAGAAAGTTTGCCCCATATCCATTAGACAGGTAGACCCCTGGCGATGGTATCCAATCCCAACCCAGAATCCGGGGTCGGAGACAGCCGTAGTCAGGCTTGGCACCAAGCAGGTGTGACATGGGGTATCACCACCGAAAATTAATTTTACTCTTGAACGCGACGTGCAAACTCGCGGCGATTTTTCCcccagcttcttcaccacTTTGAAAGTCAATCGACCGGTCAATACAGCGCCAAATCACAGCCATGGACTTCTCGACACACTCGTCGCCCTCGGGCGCCGAGCCCCTTACCTTTATAGAAATGATCGACCAGACGACCATCATCTCGCTGCTCTCGACACTCGCGATCCTGTTCACGGCGCTGGGGATTTCGAAACTGGTGTTGGACAAGCACACTCCGGGGAGGCTGAGGTTCCTGTTTGTCTGGCATGCGTTTGACGCGCTGATCCACTTCATACTGGAGGGGAGTTTTGTGTGGCACTGCCTGTTCAGCAGCACgtcggtgagggaggtgaagggggatTACTTCCCGACGCCGTATTATTATTTGGGGCAGGACCAAAAGGGACGGGTTTGGGGCTCGCAGGCGGctgttgggcaggaggggtATTTGGGTGCTATGGCGCAGTTGTGGATGGTGTATGCCAAGGCTGATAGGAGGTGGGCGGGGGTTGATTTGGCGACATTGAGTATTGAGATTATTAcggttgtttttgggggtgtgatggcggtgttggtttgttgggatttggcgaggaagaatgTGGCTAGGGGGAACTTGGCTAGTGAGTATATtctcgggggaggtggaggtgaggaagggaggATTGCTAATGGGAGATATAGTGATCATTCTTGCGACGGCCGAGTTGTATGGTGGGTATATGACTTTTATGCCGGAATGGTTGAGCGGGAGCGCCAACTTGGATACGAGCAACTTTATGTACAAGTGgatcttcttggcctttttCAATGTAAGCTGTTTGATGGCGATGTcgtgggggggaggttgctaACGGTTTGATAGGGCCTTTGGGTGGTTATCCCTCTGTATGCCATCTACGTGGCTGGAGCGGACATTTACGACGCTATCTGGGTCAGGTCTATTGTtgaggagcagaagaaggacgagTAAAGCGTGCGATGAGAAGGGCGGTGGTTCGTGGAGAACGATGATATACGTTGAGGGGTTGATACATCATTATCTAATGACTGATGTTTGATGCTGTGAAGAGTTGGGGGGAGCTGGTATATGGGTATAATGAAATTGCGAACTGTAGGTACGACATGGCTGTAGGAATGAACAAAATGCATATAGTTGATGCTTTGGGCTTTGTTGAGGGAGCCCTGAACCCAGCCAGAAATCTCATGAGAACCTCGCTGCAAAACCAGGTTCGCCAGGCACATCATAACACATCACGATCATACAAGTCGATATCCTTGGCCAGCATCAATAGCTGGAGCGCATcaaagccagccagccccatGTCAGCCACATGCATGGCGGATCCCACGTTGGTGACAGACGTGTGGCGTTGATGCTACAGACTAAACCGGAAAGTTGGGTGGCCCTCCGCAAAGCAGAGCCTGTAGCATACCCCCTTTTTCATTTCGGAATTCTAGACTTCCAGCTTCCTCTACCCACCAGACCGTAACCCATGACAATGGTGGAGTCTAGAGCGGCTGGGAACTCGTGTCAAGCTTCATCCAGCCTGGGCAAGCTCGGCATCCTGCTGACCCTGCTCGCTTCCTGTTGTACCTTATCGTCCTTCAAGAGAGTCTAGAATTGCGAGATAGCTACCGACCCGCGAAAAACAAGGCGAATAAAGTTCCTAACCTCCGAGTCCGAGGGAGCTAGCAGGAGCAAGACTTTGGTTATCGACTTCTGCCAAGCTCTGTATTTCAATCTAGGTAGGGCTGGAGCAAGTTGTAAAGCTCGCCTGTTGGCATAGGGGCCACTAACGAGCATCATTTTCAACGATCTTCCGACGGTGTCGATACGAGGCATGTCGCCTTATCTGCTTGCTACCTTCCCCGCAATGATGTTCGCAAGGCATGGCTGGCTTTCAAAGGAATCCATCGTGGGATCTCTTATCTCAGTTTTGGAAGttatgggggagggggaaaggcCAAGTGAAGTCCCTTGTCGGGTGACACGAGGGTGATGGGATGACCGCAACCTGATACATGCTCTGCTTCAGGGGATGCGAGGGGTGGGTGACAACGGACGATGGTCGATGGAATTGAAAGAAGCTTTTATTGTGGGTGCTGAGGGGAGGAAACATAGGACAGATGGGACTGAGTGCATCGTTAAACCTTGATAGCTGGTGATGATCGATCGGGATCGATGTTGTGGTGGACTGATGCACTTTCATGACTGGCCTTGAGGACTGAGGTCAGTAAGAAGGCTCATTGCAAATGACAAAACTAGTGATGACTGAGACTGAATTGATATTATGCTAGGGTCTGTGGGCATGAAAAGCAAAGCAGTCTATCTTTGGACAGGCTGTATTGATGGTGGGAGGCTATCCAGAGAACAGGCTGGATGGGCCGTGAAGATCTCCAAGCAGTGGAAGGAGTGTCGTTGACTTGCACAGATCGCATGTCTCTCGGTTTGATCCGCAGCAGGGGTTGGCCCTGCCTTTTCAGGAGTCTTGGCATGTCACTCAAGAGCTGCGGGTGGTGGAGCTTTGACCAGTTTGCGGCTCTTGCGGCGACTCCGGATGGACCAGGGGGCCTCGCTAGTGCAGAAGACGAAACTGGGGGTTGTCACGAAACTGCCTCAACCCCACGTCGCGACAATGCCTCGCTGCACTCATCACAGCACAATTCGAGCTCTTTGCCCGCCCACAGCGAGAGAGTTGAGCTTGGGCCCCGAGCCGAATCAATGGCTTTCCTTTGCATCCCAGCACAGGGTGCTCGCTTTTGCCACGCCAAGGTTGCTATCACGACGAGCTCTGGAAGGCAAACACTGGATAGCAGCTCAAGTTCAGGTTGAGTTCTTCTGCCCCTACCTCAAGATACCATAGCTAGAAACAGTTCTCTAGGCAATGACTGGTCCCAACATCTCGATAAACGACCGTCTCTGTGGCCTCTGGGGGAAGACAATGACACCCTGAGCAGGATGGGATGGCCTCCCGTCTGGCCATCAGCCACCTTCAAGGGCCAAGATCGCTTTCTGCCTGAGCGGCCGCACTTGAGTTGCCATCTCTCCTGGGGATTTGAAGATGCCCAGCCTACACCCCTGCTCGGTTGTATCCTGTCCGGGAGGGGACCGTCCCAAGCTCTCGTCAACGTTTGCCGTCTCTTCGACAACCTGAACGGGAGAGCACATGGTGCTCTGTCCCCATTTTCATGCACCGATGTCTCCCCTTCAGCACCCTGCTTCTTCTGGAAGAGACCCGCGGTCTGCAAGTGTCTGTCTGCCGTTCTTTGCCTTGGTTGGATTGGCCCATTCATCAGCCCTGGTCCCTGTTTCTATTCCCAGTCGAGGGCAAGCAGCAAGTGCTGGGTGCTCAGGGACTGTTTCGTCTGGCCCGTGGTTGTGCTCAAGGTGTGCCCACCCCTGCCGAACAGACGGGCTTACGAGAGTGGAATGCGGGATGGCAGGATACCATTACACTCTTGCTTCATCCATCTGTTTGTCTTGATTTGttcctttttctcccccTTCGCTTCTTCACCACACATCGGCCGGCGCCGTGTTTACGACCTCGACGACGTGGATTAGATGACTTAACGACGGACGGATTCAAGGGCACTGCTACGGCATTCTCGCCATCGCCGACCTCGTGGATAGACAGACACCGACAGAGCCCAAATGTCGCCACTCGCGTTGGTAGATGAGGTGATTGCCTCGTGGTTGCAGTCGCGGGACGACACGGGGACGATGCCGCAGAACAACTTCAACAGGACAGGAACCAACACCTTCCAGACGGCTCGgaaccaaaccaccacacaGCAGATGTTCTTCAACGAACTACGATTCGCCGCTGCCAGATCCATTCGAACATCGACCATCATTTTAGCTTCTTTTAATATTATTGCTTCTTTTGCGACCGCCGTGGGGATCCTGGTTGATTCGTATTTCAGGGAAAGGCGGAACAACAGGTCATACAGGTTCAAGCGGAATGGCTTCAACTTTGTGCCCGAAGGCGAGATCTATCCGCTCATTTTATCAATTGGAATTTTCATTCAAAGCTTGGTCTTTGCCGGCGCTCAGTCGACTGGCCTCGACGGACTTTTTGGCACGGGATGCACTATGATGGCATTGGTCATGTTGCCTGGTGAGAAGAAACCTTGGTCTCAGATGAGTAGGTTGGAATTACGCTTGCTGACATTTACCAGCTGTGTTCCTGGCGCCTTTTATTCAGCTTGTCTTTGGTGTAGAGTTGACGTTGAGGGCACTTCGAAAGGAGTTGTTTGCCCCACGGGGGAAATGGAATGTGTCGATTTGCTCAGCACTTGTTGGGCTGTTTACACTTGCCATGTTTCTGGTTGCCGACTTTGACCAGTCTCCAAACTTTTGCTTAACCTCGCTCTTTTGGTTTGTTGCTCACTACTCGACGGCATGCTTTGGGCTTCTGACGGCCATTGCCTCGGTACTTATTATCTGCACTGTGGTGATCTTCATCAAGCTACACAGCAGCATTCAGATCGAGGTGACAGCTCGCGTGGCGGCCTCGAGGATGGTTTATTACCTGGCATTGGGAGCCATCTCGATTGTAAGTTAATCCATGTGATTTTGATCAGAACCAGTTGCTCACCTCTATCAGTGCTTCATGTTGCCATATTTCTACGTTTTGACCTTTCTGAACCGGCGAGGCCAGAACAACAATTCTCTCAATCTTTCAATGGTtgctgcggtggtggcaaACATATCCGGACTCATGAATGGCGGGCTTTACCTGTTCTTGAAGTCAAACACCATTTCGACCATTGGACCTAGGGACAAAATCGGCGAGTACGAGAACCGCAGGGCCAGATACAAGATTGAGCGGCGCTATACCATGGACGACGCAGACTCGGAATTCGGATTCGATGAGGATTTCAAAAAATACAAGACGGCCGCTGATCTTCGCAGGATGGATAGCGAAGAGACTCTGACGGCCTACGAGAaagaggagatggtggatgCTAAGAGCATGCGCAGCGTGAGGCCACCTTCCACCATCTACGGTCGACGAGGCCCTGCGTCCATTCGCTCCTTCCGCTCCAACAGATTGATGTCTGCGGCATCCAACGTGTTCATGCCGAAAGCGCCAGAACGAGCCCGTGTTTCGAACGCAGCCGGTGGGCACATGAGAAAGCGCTCCAACTACTCATTATTTCCTAACAAGAACTCCGGCGCCAAGTCGTCACTTACCTTCCTTCCTGCCACCACATActcacccaacaacaacgacaacctcaaaccaccaccctcgatgGGCAACCTTGCCGCCTTCCGCCACCGCAGAGACTCGTCTCTTATCTCATCAGCGACGGTTCAGATCGGACTCAGATTCTCCTCTGTCGACGATATCCCACCAGTAGCCCAAACAGTCGTCACAGTTCAGGACCCTCATGTGTACAACTTGGAGTGCCCCAACGTAGTCAAGGAGCTTCAAGCCAAGGGCATCAATGTTCAGCTCAAGCGTCCCGTGGGCTTGGACTCGGGAGCCTCGACACCAACCGGCTCGATGAAAGAAGGGTCTCCTACAAGTCCGGGCCGAAGTCCAGTCAAGGATgcgaagatgaagacgctGCCGCCTGTGCCGAGACCCATGATTGACACCCAGTCTGTAAcgccggcaccaccatctcagGAGATCACCCTGAGCCCCAGTGTCTACAGCCCACAAAGCCCCAGCAATGCCAAACTCGTCCCTCCAGCTAAGCCGGCTACCAACCCACGGAGTCCCCCGAtggtaccaccaccacgacgaaCAGGCGAgacgacaccacctcctgtGGCGGATGGAAAGAATGCCTGGATATAGGACCAGTTACAAGAACAATAATGTGTGCGCGCGTGTGTGTCTTGTCAAGCATTTTCTGGTGTTGGAAGGTTAGCAtaggatggtgttgatggatgggtgtGTGCCATGCTATCATGATGGGTTCGGTGGGGGTGTacgaaggtggtgatgatggtgatttCTCTTTTCCATTCATTCATTCTAATCTTTTTAGAGAGATTTGCCAGGACGGGCATGGGATAgttgtcttttttctttatttATATATACCAACCACGCGGTTGACACCGtactctttttttttctaacTTTATATACCATTGAAATGACATGACATGCCTTGAGGGTGTCTATCATTTACTTTTTATCTGTCTACGTTTTCCGTCTCTGTTTTCATTGTGGTGCTgtctttggtcttttttcttctttgcctggGGGGAGAAACGGGGTCTATATTTCATGAAGGCGTCTCTAAGATGGTGGGTGGCGTATGAGAGACGGCCTTTTGTGGGATACAATTATTGATACTGCACACAAGTTTAAGCACGTTACTTTCAGTGGTaagatgagggaggtgatgggtgggGAAAAGCAGGTCTTGGAGGCGAGTTGTGATGACtaggaggggggtttgttaGCAGGCATGTTGCCTTGGTGTGAGAGGGCTTGGTTGAGACGGTTATTGTAGGATTGAGAATAGGACAGGATGGATTATTCGGTCTATTGTCATCAGGTTAATACTTGACAGCATATCACTAGGCCTCAAGATTATGTTACATGCCGCAGACTTGCGTCGAGAACTTTGATCTTCCACATTCTGTTTTGAACTATAATGCCAGAGTCAAGAGCTCGGAAGACGACAACGGGAAGTACCTAGTAAGGACGTGAAAGCTGCATTATTATTTATGTGCCCATTGACACAGGTTGGACTATCACAGTCATGTGTGGGACTCAATCTCAGTTACTAAAGCGACGAACTATCGTGTTATTAGGAGCCATGTCTCGTTTCTCGGCTCGAGGCTCTCAATTCCTGAATACATGTCGAGACCTCGCTGTTTGTTATTTGTTTAGCGTCGAAGAGCCATTCCGGCAATTTAATTTGATGATTTTCAACGTAAGGATCCAGGTTTTGGAAAGATCTTCATATTGGGGCCCTTATTGTAGCATCAGGTAATTTCAAACAGAGTAACCTTTCACTTCAAAGTTCGAGGCTTGTGCTGATTTGCCAATAGAAATATCAGTTCCAAGTGGATATCAGGCTCGTGGGCAACATCATTCTTGTCCACGCACATAATAGATAGagttctccttgatgaccGAATTTCCATGATTGTTGTTGACCAGAAAAGGGGTCATGGAAGCCGGGCAACTCCACCAAGCGGCATCGACGCCCAGCAACAGTGGCTGGCTGTAAGTCGAAACTTcccgtcatcctctccctGCATATGACCGCTTGCCCCAAATTCCACGTATTCTAAATGCCCGTACCTATACATCGGTGCTAACCCCAAACTGAGCCCTGGGCGGGTTCCAAGACGGTAAGAGATGCACTCCATCGAGAGATCATACGACAAAAGTCCTCCAGATCGAGCATTCCAAGACTTCGAAGCCAAATTGGGATAGAACCCGCTGCCCCAAGAAAGGGGGTCAACAGCCTTGTTTATATTTCCAAACCGCTCCTGCAGACTCCTGCATTGAACCAGGCGTCAGGCTCTATGTACTCGAGGTACTTGACGCCACGAGCCCAACTACATCGACCTTTCAACCGCTTTCTCTCCCTTGAACAGGCGCTCAAACGTGCTCTCTCAACGGCCTACAAGCAC
Encoded proteins:
- the RPL43_1 gene encoding 60S ribosomal protein L43 (EggNog:ENOG503P404; COG:J); this translates as MSKRTKKVGIAGKYGVRYGASLRKQLKRIETTQHARYLCPSCGKNAIKRVSTGIWKCNGCSKTVTGGAYLLSTPAATTTRSTLHRLRDLKEGKV
- a CDS encoding uncharacterized protein (COG:S; EggNog:ENOG503P77B); translated protein: MPSRSQSSQRFASGPDPPSVVYIISHLPPPRAILFLPSSNNSSRQSTTTLYKQLSHSNKQLSPPTTITMETIKNAGNFVADKVNAATSEASKTTNKEVAKDSNASTGTRLDAAGNAISDKFDEKKHEASAETNKQKATH
- a CDS encoding uncharacterized protein (EggNog:ENOG503P0KJ; COG:I) — translated: MDFSTHSSPSGAEPLTFIEMIDQTTIISLLSTLAILFTALGISKLVLDKHTPGRLRFLFVWHAFDALIHFILEGSFVWHCLFSSTSVREVKGDYFPTPYYYLGQDQKGRVWGSQAAVGQEGYLGAMAQLWMVYAKADRRWAGVDLATLSIEIITVVFGGVMAVLVCWDLARKNVARGNLAMIILATAELYGGYMTFMPEWLSGSANLDTSNFMYKWIFLAFFNGLWVVIPLYAIYVAGADIYDAIWVRSIVEEQKKDE
- a CDS encoding uncharacterized protein (EggNog:ENOG503NYZU) → MSPLALVDEVIASWLQSRDDTGTMPQNNFNRTGTNTFQTARNQTTTQQMFFNELRFAAARSIRTSTIILASFNIIASFATAVGILVDSYFRERRNNRSYRFKRNGFNFVPEGEIYPLILSIGIFIQSLVFAGAQSTGLDGLFGTGCTMMALVMLPAVFLAPFIQLVFGVELTLRALRKELFAPRGKWNVSICSALVGLFTLAMFLVADFDQSPNFCLTSLFWFVAHYSTACFGLLTAIASVLIICTVVIFIKLHSSIQIEVTARVAASRMVYYLALGAISICFMLPYFYVLTFLNRRGQNNNSLNLSMVAAVVANISGLMNGGLYLFLKSNTISTIGPRDKIGEYENRRARYKIERRYTMDDADSEFGFDEDFKKYKTAADLRRMDSEETLTAYEKEEMVDAKSMRSVRPPSTIYGRRGPASIRSFRSNRLMSAASNVFMPKAPERARVSNAAGGHMRKRSNYSLFPNKNSGAKSSLTFLPATTYSPNNNDNLKPPPSMGNLAAFRHRRDSSLISSATVQIGLRFSSVDDIPPVAQTVVTVQDPHVYNLECPNVVKELQAKGINVQLKRPVGLDSGASTPTGSMKEGSPTSPGRSPVKDAKMKTLPPVPRPMIDTQSVTPAPPSQEITLSPSVYSPQSPSNAKLVPPAKPATNPRSPPMVPPPRRTGETTPPPVADGKNAWI